In a single window of the Coprothermobacter proteolyticus DSM 5265 genome:
- the recR gene encoding recombination mediator RecR, whose amino-acid sequence MNLEELSKQFRRLPGVGPRTAEKMAYYWLTLEDDEAERFLRTLENFRRQITLCKRCHNLAVGSDLCNICQDNRRDKAIVVVETPQDVENIEQAGIYHGYYHVLHGLISPRKGVTPEQLFISDLFDRIVDEGITQVIIATSFTMEGDITADYLAKQLKTLQPNIPIYRLGTGLPVGGELNYADKATLRAAFITKQKVGEEND is encoded by the coding sequence TTGAACTTAGAGGAATTGAGTAAGCAGTTTAGGCGCCTTCCTGGGGTCGGGCCTAGGACGGCTGAAAAGATGGCTTACTACTGGCTGACGCTGGAAGATGACGAGGCAGAGCGTTTTCTTCGTACATTGGAAAATTTCAGGCGCCAGATAACGTTGTGCAAGAGGTGTCATAACTTGGCTGTGGGAAGCGATCTTTGCAACATCTGTCAGGATAACAGAAGGGACAAAGCCATTGTAGTGGTGGAGACACCTCAGGATGTGGAAAACATTGAGCAAGCGGGCATTTATCATGGGTACTACCATGTACTCCATGGGCTAATCTCGCCACGGAAGGGCGTCACACCCGAGCAATTGTTTATATCGGATCTGTTTGATCGCATAGTGGATGAAGGCATAACTCAGGTAATCATTGCCACTTCTTTTACCATGGAGGGTGACATTACTGCTGATTATCTTGCAAAACAGCTAAAAACTTTGCAGCCAAACATACCCATTTACAGGTTAGGAACGGGTTTACCCGTGGGTGGCGAACTGAACTACGCAGACAAAGCCACCCTAAGGGCGGCGTTTATAACCAAACAAAAAGTGGGGGAGGAAAATGACTAA
- a CDS encoding GNAT family N-acetyltransferase, translated as MLEGNLVRLRAYERDDLEKARMIYNDPDVNKFLRLDVPYPLKVEDEVKWYEGLNPFGNGAYTFAIETIADGEFIGSCGIEAVDWKNSHASLGIFLGKKYWNKGYGSDALSTLLDFCFSEMNLHRTYIYVFKFNERAIHTYEKIGFKVDATLRDNVFKDGKYQDELVMSILRSEWEEKKRKQTQAHDNER; from the coding sequence ATGTTAGAGGGTAACTTAGTGAGGTTGAGGGCATACGAACGTGACGATTTAGAAAAAGCAAGGATGATATACAACGATCCTGATGTTAATAAGTTCCTTAGACTTGACGTACCTTATCCGCTGAAGGTTGAAGACGAGGTCAAATGGTACGAGGGTTTGAACCCCTTTGGGAATGGTGCTTATACTTTTGCTATTGAAACAATTGCTGATGGAGAATTCATCGGTTCATGTGGCATCGAGGCCGTGGACTGGAAAAATTCCCACGCATCACTGGGCATATTTTTAGGTAAAAAGTACTGGAACAAAGGCTATGGCAGTGACGCTTTGTCAACTTTGCTCGATTTTTGCTTTAGTGAAATGAACCTGCATAGGACTTACATTTACGTGTTCAAGTTCAACGAGCGAGCAATCCACACTTATGAGAAAATTGGCTTCAAAGTAGACGCTACGTTGCGTGACAATGTTTTCAAAGACGGAAAGTATCAAGACGAGCTTGTAATGTCCATTCTACGCAGTGAATGGGAAGAGAAGAAAAGAAAGCAAACTCAAGCACATGACAATGAAAGATGA
- the dnaX gene encoding DNA polymerase III subunit gamma/tau, whose translation MALYRKYRPQTFEEVVGQSHVTEILTKALDNQKISHAYLFAGPKGSGKTSCARIFAKGLNCETGITSKPCNECESCKLINEGHSLDVIEIDAASNRGVDEIRELRERVKYRPAQSRYKVYIIDEAHMLTREAFNALLKTLEEPPEYVVFILATTDPQKIPPTVLSRCQRFRFKKLTSDEVFQILENVCKSEGFSYQREALELIAEVSDGAVRDALNLLEQISVVDEGKVSIKTARFLLNVVEDEVILDLLKTAFADMDEAVERLAELMESGVEPMELFRTMKSLVRRSVFRNKPWPRDVALEMFRVLESYNFIMERTEFPAVALVALLNELRSKANLGTPKGGESAPLSEKNADKEKTRVAEKPQEPAAETQKENKHSEKREELANDVEAEAVKEATESESKREVSDAAATTVTAVEEKESSQDATDLQSWIENVRSEYFPLYVVLREGKARIEGDRLILSFPGLLHMYGRFMELPQVQKVLHNYGHFKVELQTEAEEKDESVLEIFKQVFPEAQIEEVKNN comes from the coding sequence ATGGCGCTTTATAGAAAATACAGACCACAAACATTTGAAGAGGTTGTGGGGCAATCCCACGTAACAGAGATTTTGACCAAAGCCCTTGATAACCAAAAAATCTCGCATGCTTACTTGTTTGCGGGCCCCAAGGGCTCTGGCAAAACGTCTTGTGCACGGATTTTTGCCAAGGGATTGAACTGCGAAACGGGTATAACATCCAAGCCCTGTAATGAATGTGAATCCTGCAAGCTCATTAACGAAGGTCACAGCCTGGATGTTATTGAGATTGACGCAGCTTCAAACCGGGGTGTGGACGAAATAAGGGAACTCAGAGAACGCGTGAAATACAGGCCTGCGCAAAGCAGGTATAAAGTTTATATCATTGACGAAGCACACATGCTCACCAGAGAAGCTTTCAATGCGCTGCTGAAGACATTGGAAGAGCCCCCTGAATACGTGGTGTTCATACTGGCAACTACTGATCCACAAAAAATACCACCCACAGTGCTGAGCCGTTGCCAGCGCTTCAGATTTAAGAAGCTTACAAGTGATGAGGTTTTTCAAATACTGGAAAATGTTTGTAAGAGTGAAGGTTTTTCTTACCAGCGAGAAGCACTGGAGCTCATCGCAGAAGTATCTGACGGTGCAGTACGCGATGCTCTAAACTTGCTCGAGCAGATCTCGGTAGTAGATGAGGGAAAGGTGTCGATAAAGACGGCACGCTTTCTACTAAACGTGGTTGAAGATGAGGTCATTTTGGATCTGCTAAAAACAGCTTTTGCAGACATGGATGAGGCTGTAGAGCGTTTGGCAGAGCTAATGGAATCTGGCGTTGAACCGATGGAACTTTTCCGCACAATGAAATCTTTAGTACGCCGAAGTGTGTTTAGGAATAAACCTTGGCCACGTGATGTGGCACTTGAAATGTTTAGAGTGCTGGAATCCTATAACTTCATCATGGAACGAACAGAGTTTCCTGCTGTGGCCTTGGTAGCTTTGCTTAATGAGCTAAGGAGCAAGGCCAATTTGGGTACACCTAAGGGTGGCGAGAGCGCTCCTTTGTCTGAAAAGAATGCAGACAAGGAGAAAACTAGGGTAGCTGAAAAGCCTCAAGAACCAGCGGCTGAAACGCAGAAGGAAAACAAACACAGTGAGAAGCGGGAAGAATTAGCTAATGATGTGGAAGCAGAAGCCGTGAAAGAGGCAACTGAAAGCGAATCTAAAAGAGAGGTTAGCGATGCCGCAGCTACCACTGTAACTGCGGTGGAAGAAAAGGAATCCTCACAGGATGCAACCGATTTGCAAAGCTGGATTGAGAATGTGCGCAGTGAATACTTCCCTTTGTATGTGGTGCTAAGGGAGGGGAAAGCCCGGATCGAGGGTGACAGGCTAATACTTTCGTTTCCAGGACTCCTGCACATGTACGGAAGGTTCATGGAATTGCCTCAGGTTCAAAAGGTGCTGCACAATTACGGGCATTTCAAAGTAGAGCTTCAGACCGAAGCGGAAGAGAAAGATGAAAGTGTTTTAGAGATTTTTAAGCAGGTATTTCCTGAGGCACAAATTGAGGAGGTCAAGAATAATTGA
- a CDS encoding M1 family aminopeptidase: MTMKDDHRETHYNVELTLDPDQGLLHANVELLCSSIEQQCSNLEFYLHKSMEVKSITGSVPITYQFDVEQPCSFPFTPDAGTLKIKLTQPMEDDKLLRIWFEYEGNIGVPPWEVNRITPGWVELGFYATWFPYNPELKQFCYDVQVQIDPGYEVIGLGEVKQLGEGLWYISQKQPSADMVVMASNRFCRLRDAESGLEMELDYVDVAKWVIEDVFKKGLQALKWYSEWFGVTSSVDMRIVITPRTEGGGYARTGFIVLPRIGTESYKEQEVSYFSNLAHECAHLWWANAPVNSWEDWLNESFAEYSALMAVRELFGTVHFESILAKKLKRSEGMPPIKGIKRNEERAFTVLYDKGCLVLYELEQMAGRKKFIEVLRKTFQQKVSSTAEFVELVGADVSNEAKKKLNRLLSS, encoded by the coding sequence ATGACAATGAAAGATGATCATCGCGAAACTCATTACAACGTTGAGCTTACTCTGGATCCTGACCAAGGGTTATTGCACGCAAATGTGGAACTACTGTGTTCATCCATTGAACAACAATGCAGTAATCTTGAGTTCTATCTTCACAAGAGCATGGAGGTAAAGAGCATCACCGGCAGTGTTCCGATTACTTACCAGTTTGATGTGGAGCAGCCGTGCTCCTTTCCATTTACGCCAGATGCAGGTACTTTAAAAATAAAGCTTACTCAGCCAATGGAAGATGATAAATTGCTTCGAATTTGGTTTGAGTATGAAGGAAACATAGGGGTACCCCCATGGGAAGTAAATCGGATAACCCCAGGTTGGGTGGAACTCGGTTTCTATGCTACTTGGTTCCCGTATAATCCTGAGTTAAAGCAGTTTTGTTACGATGTGCAAGTGCAGATTGACCCCGGCTATGAGGTGATCGGTTTAGGTGAGGTGAAGCAACTTGGTGAAGGTTTATGGTATATTAGCCAGAAGCAGCCTTCTGCAGACATGGTTGTGATGGCATCAAATAGGTTTTGCAGGTTGAGAGATGCGGAAAGTGGCTTGGAAATGGAACTAGATTACGTGGACGTGGCAAAGTGGGTGATTGAAGATGTTTTTAAGAAAGGGCTGCAGGCCTTGAAGTGGTACAGTGAATGGTTTGGTGTCACTTCAAGCGTTGATATGAGAATTGTCATTACGCCGCGCACCGAAGGTGGAGGTTATGCTAGAACGGGTTTTATTGTACTACCCCGCATTGGTACAGAAAGCTACAAAGAGCAGGAAGTAAGCTACTTTAGTAACTTAGCTCATGAGTGTGCGCACCTTTGGTGGGCAAATGCTCCAGTTAACTCGTGGGAAGATTGGCTAAATGAATCCTTTGCCGAGTACTCTGCTTTAATGGCAGTAAGGGAGCTGTTTGGAACGGTTCATTTTGAAAGCATCCTCGCTAAGAAACTCAAGCGCTCAGAAGGCATGCCTCCTATTAAGGGCATTAAAAGGAATGAAGAGAGAGCTTTCACCGTTTTATATGACAAGGGATGCTTAGTGCTTTACGAGCTTGAGCAAATGGCTGGGCGAAAAAAGTTCATTGAAGTGCTTAGAAAAACCTTCCAGCAAAAGGTAAGCTCTACAGCAGAATTTGTTGAGCTTGTGGGTGCGGACGTAAGCAACGAAGCTAAGAAAAAGCTGAATCGACTGCTGAGTAGTTAA
- the tadA gene encoding tRNA adenosine(34) deaminase TadA, giving the protein MTILGDDEKYMVEALKEAVKAYNEGEVPVGVVVVFNGVVVGRGYNLREQSHDPTAHAEVVALRDAAAHMGRWNLSGATVYVTLEPCLMCCYALVLARVDRVVFGATDQKAGALVTHMDFLSLPFLNHRFEVRGGVLEKSCSKLLSSFFRKLRQG; this is encoded by the coding sequence ATGACAATACTTGGCGATGACGAAAAGTACATGGTAGAAGCCTTAAAGGAAGCTGTAAAGGCATACAACGAGGGGGAAGTTCCCGTGGGGGTCGTGGTTGTGTTTAATGGTGTGGTGGTAGGCAGAGGGTATAATCTTAGGGAACAGAGCCATGACCCCACTGCTCACGCAGAAGTGGTGGCTTTGCGTGATGCTGCTGCACACATGGGACGGTGGAACCTTAGCGGCGCTACGGTGTACGTGACGTTGGAGCCCTGTTTGATGTGCTGCTATGCCTTGGTTCTTGCAAGAGTCGATCGAGTAGTGTTCGGCGCCACAGATCAGAAAGCCGGAGCACTAGTTACTCACATGGATTTCCTTTCTCTGCCTTTCTTAAACCACCGCTTTGAAGTCCGCGGTGGGGTTTTGGAAAAAAGCTGTTCAAAACTGCTTAGCTCCTTTTTTAGGAAGCTGCGTCAGGGTTAG
- the rfbA gene encoding glucose-1-phosphate thymidylyltransferase RfbA produces MKGIVLAAGLNTRLYPVTVAVNKQLLPVYDKPMIYYPLSMLLMAGIKDILVIADPYNVSAFQRLLGSGEHLGVKFSYAVQWIPRGIADAFIVGEWFVNGSKCALVLGDNVFFGPSLEKSVAEASQLKEGAVVFGYPVDDPRSFGVVEFDEQGNVISLEEKPQQPKSKYAVPGLYFYDNHVVEMAKALKPSARGELEITDLNKAYLEQGKLRVKVLSDDLQWFDTGTHDSLLHASNEVARYQKETGHYVGCLEEVAYRQGFIDRDQLRALGMRYKNTAYGRYLQAVADGLV; encoded by the coding sequence ATGAAAGGTATTGTTTTGGCTGCTGGCTTAAATACGCGTCTTTATCCAGTTACAGTGGCTGTCAATAAGCAGCTTTTGCCTGTTTACGATAAACCCATGATTTACTACCCCTTGTCCATGCTCCTCATGGCCGGCATAAAGGATATTTTGGTCATTGCAGATCCTTACAATGTGAGTGCTTTCCAGCGTCTACTTGGCAGTGGCGAGCATTTAGGGGTGAAGTTCAGTTATGCTGTGCAGTGGATACCCAGAGGCATAGCTGACGCTTTTATTGTGGGTGAGTGGTTTGTAAATGGTAGTAAGTGTGCATTGGTTTTAGGCGACAACGTGTTTTTTGGCCCTTCACTCGAGAAGTCAGTGGCTGAAGCATCGCAGCTCAAGGAAGGTGCTGTGGTCTTTGGCTATCCGGTGGATGATCCGCGATCTTTCGGTGTGGTGGAATTCGATGAGCAGGGTAATGTAATTTCACTGGAGGAGAAACCACAGCAGCCAAAATCCAAATACGCAGTGCCTGGACTTTATTTCTATGACAACCACGTGGTAGAAATGGCAAAAGCACTTAAACCTTCGGCTCGAGGGGAGCTGGAGATAACCGATCTGAACAAAGCTTACCTGGAGCAAGGAAAACTCAGGGTAAAAGTGTTGTCTGACGATCTACAGTGGTTTGATACGGGAACGCATGATAGTCTTTTGCATGCCAGCAATGAGGTGGCGCGATATCAAAAAGAGACTGGCCATTACGTAGGATGTCTGGAGGAAGTCGCTTACAGGCAGGGATTCATTGATAGAGACCAATTAAGAGCGCTGGGCATGAGGTACAAGAACACCGCCTACGGTAGATATTTGCAGGCAGTGGCTGACGGGTTAGTCTGA
- a CDS encoding Ig-like domain-containing protein, which produces MRGKTKKLLVLVLTLSLVATFIAPLPVARGQEEPPDVVWVDDDWKEAGTGSTVPVIGGTATIGENATATIQDAINLVAATGTVYVNTGTYIENLTISKPINLIGVADENGEKPVITTATDSTNWTTIKLNSGASGTRIENLKLKVPEGLAPTNGKYYHNIDINEGVSDIQIMNCDFDANGFLVPTENNEKYKWGALAIYVPVTNPQAVITIDNCTFTNGYYVTIGGYAKELTVRNSSISDVKSGINFENGGKLSIIDTDIEVVPRIVYGDSYAVRFGVNAGTDQRNDMLDIEGGSFIVNNENNLSPDSQTDFAAIIISQNTEGTLRVANANIKGEVVNRSTSTLYASGNYWGTDEGPFSATLAGPIVIYDWYADEQMTDLVSLDSVATKVPAHGSTGVALNAEVKLVFNYPVEMVSEPSITIGSLSNVSASLADDKKTVVITHPPFAYGTSYTVNVPEGTFYAKIEKEEPVPLTALNAVAIDGPTVFNRAFSWSFTTAARPLPPPPPPPEEPTPPGAEEPLPDSAIEEAISEAEETGEVVLSAPEGEDTLALTLDQLAIIGETEKPVVVNIGEVQMELPAAVVSNLAELTGAQVEIKVAELSSTAAEELHGQATNADQYKLAGAIFEITMELVKSDGSREDITDLGGNVKVYVPVPSDKQELAAAGLLTVARFNENTEAWEEISSSFDQDTKCMVFETTHFSKYAVLEKVLDTAAPTVVNTDPVNNATNVPIDKVIKVTFNEDVVSATNFDKITLADAKGATVAVTTTLTASVLTITPSDPLAYSTEYTVTIPAGAVKDTADNPLPKDVSFSFTTMAEPDTTAPEVESTDPANGAVDVALDKVIKVTFNEDIVAGDAFADIVLKNAEGKEISTKVEISGSDLTIRPNARLEYSTKYTVTIPAGAVKDVAGNPLKEAYTFSFTTVGLPTQTFDDIQGHWAQHDIELMAGLGIAKGVGDNKFNPDGSVTRAEFVALLVRSLDVPVEPVSETSFKDVPPDAWFAAEVEAAHKVGIAIGFEDGTFRPYAQVTREQIAAFIVRAMNWTVEEEEVDALLSRFTDQAKISSWAKKEVAAAVQKGIVLGRPDGTFDPQANATRAEAVVMLKRVLQAAGVIPPNV; this is translated from the coding sequence ATGAGAGGCAAAACAAAGAAACTACTGGTATTGGTGCTTACTCTATCCCTTGTAGCCACATTCATAGCGCCTTTACCAGTAGCAAGAGGACAAGAAGAACCACCGGACGTCGTTTGGGTGGACGACGACTGGAAAGAAGCTGGAACAGGCTCCACAGTTCCGGTCATTGGCGGCACAGCAACGATCGGCGAGAATGCTACCGCTACCATTCAGGATGCAATCAACTTAGTCGCTGCAACGGGAACTGTTTACGTGAATACTGGTACTTATATCGAGAACCTAACCATCAGCAAACCAATAAACCTAATCGGCGTTGCAGATGAGAATGGAGAAAAACCAGTAATAACGACCGCAACTGATTCCACGAACTGGACTACCATAAAACTGAACAGCGGTGCCAGTGGAACAAGAATCGAAAACCTTAAACTTAAAGTCCCAGAAGGGCTTGCTCCAACCAATGGAAAATACTATCATAACATTGACATAAACGAGGGTGTTAGCGACATACAAATAATGAACTGTGACTTTGATGCAAATGGATTTCTTGTACCTACCGAGAACAATGAAAAATACAAATGGGGTGCACTTGCAATTTATGTTCCTGTAACCAACCCTCAAGCGGTTATTACCATAGATAATTGCACATTCACTAATGGATACTACGTCACCATAGGTGGCTACGCAAAAGAACTAACTGTTAGGAATTCATCAATTTCTGATGTAAAGAGTGGCATTAACTTCGAAAATGGCGGGAAATTAAGTATCATTGATACCGACATAGAAGTTGTTCCTAGAATCGTCTACGGCGACAGCTACGCAGTCCGTTTTGGTGTAAATGCTGGGACGGACCAAAGAAATGACATGCTCGATATTGAAGGCGGTAGTTTCATTGTTAATAACGAAAATAACTTATCGCCAGACAGTCAAACCGATTTCGCGGCAATAATTATAAGCCAGAATACAGAAGGCACCTTAAGAGTGGCCAACGCAAACATCAAAGGTGAAGTCGTCAATCGCTCCACCTCAACCCTCTACGCTTCCGGTAACTACTGGGGAACAGACGAAGGGCCATTCAGTGCGACACTTGCTGGACCAATTGTCATTTACGATTGGTATGCTGATGAACAAATGACGGACCTTGTGAGCCTTGACTCAGTAGCTACTAAGGTGCCAGCCCACGGCAGCACAGGCGTTGCCCTTAATGCAGAAGTAAAGTTGGTCTTCAACTACCCAGTGGAAATGGTGTCAGAACCTTCAATAACCATCGGCTCACTAAGTAACGTTTCTGCAAGTCTAGCGGATGATAAAAAGACTGTGGTGATAACTCATCCACCGTTTGCATACGGAACTTCATACACTGTGAACGTACCTGAAGGCACATTCTATGCCAAGATCGAAAAGGAAGAACCAGTCCCATTAACAGCGCTTAATGCTGTGGCTATCGACGGTCCAACGGTTTTCAACAGAGCGTTCAGCTGGAGCTTTACAACAGCAGCGCGACCTCTACCGCCACCACCTCCACCACCAGAGGAACCCACACCGCCCGGAGCTGAGGAACCATTACCCGACAGCGCAATCGAGGAAGCTATAAGTGAGGCCGAAGAAACGGGCGAAGTAGTCCTAAGTGCTCCAGAAGGAGAAGATACACTCGCTCTGACGTTAGACCAACTAGCTATCATAGGGGAAACAGAGAAACCAGTGGTTGTTAACATAGGAGAAGTTCAAATGGAATTGCCTGCCGCAGTTGTGTCTAATTTGGCCGAATTAACAGGTGCTCAGGTAGAAATAAAGGTTGCTGAATTATCCAGCACTGCTGCAGAGGAACTTCATGGACAAGCTACTAACGCCGATCAGTATAAACTAGCGGGTGCGATTTTTGAAATCACTATGGAACTTGTGAAGTCTGACGGAAGCCGCGAAGATATCACTGATTTAGGCGGAAATGTCAAAGTGTATGTGCCCGTTCCAAGCGATAAACAAGAGTTAGCTGCTGCTGGCTTGCTCACAGTTGCTAGGTTCAACGAGAACACAGAGGCATGGGAAGAAATCTCTTCCAGCTTCGACCAGGATACCAAGTGTATGGTCTTTGAAACTACGCACTTCAGTAAATACGCTGTATTAGAAAAAGTGCTAGATACTGCTGCTCCTACTGTGGTTAACACTGATCCAGTTAACAATGCCACAAATGTACCAATTGACAAAGTGATAAAGGTTACCTTCAATGAAGATGTGGTAAGTGCTACTAACTTTGATAAGATCACCTTAGCCGATGCAAAAGGCGCTACTGTTGCTGTGACTACCACACTTACTGCTAGTGTGCTCACCATTACACCTAGCGATCCATTGGCTTACTCCACTGAGTACACAGTTACCATACCGGCAGGTGCAGTCAAAGATACAGCTGATAATCCACTACCTAAAGACGTTTCATTTAGCTTCACCACCATGGCTGAACCTGACACGACCGCGCCTGAGGTGGAAAGCACAGACCCTGCAAACGGTGCAGTTGACGTTGCTCTGGACAAAGTGATAAAGGTTACCTTCAATGAAGACATAGTAGCCGGAGATGCATTCGCAGATATAGTACTTAAAAATGCAGAAGGAAAAGAGATAAGCACAAAAGTGGAAATCAGTGGTTCTGATCTAACCATTAGACCAAATGCCCGTCTTGAGTACTCCACCAAGTACACAGTTACCATACCAGCAGGGGCTGTAAAAGATGTAGCTGGTAATCCACTCAAGGAGGCTTACACGTTCAGCTTCACCACCGTTGGACTCCCCACACAGACTTTTGATGACATTCAAGGACACTGGGCACAGCATGATATAGAACTCATGGCCGGCTTGGGCATTGCAAAAGGTGTTGGCGACAACAAGTTCAACCCTGATGGTAGCGTCACCAGAGCGGAGTTTGTGGCTTTACTGGTACGGTCACTTGATGTACCGGTAGAACCCGTGAGCGAAACGTCCTTCAAAGACGTACCTCCTGACGCTTGGTTCGCTGCTGAAGTAGAAGCTGCACACAAGGTAGGCATTGCCATTGGCTTTGAAGATGGCACATTCAGGCCATACGCTCAGGTAACCAGAGAACAAATCGCAGCGTTTATCGTAAGAGCTATGAACTGGACTGTTGAAGAGGAAGAAGTAGATGCATTACTGTCAAGGTTTACTGACCAGGCCAAGATAAGCAGCTGGGCCAAAAAGGAAGTTGCGGCAGCAGTGCAGAAAGGCATTGTCCTAGGCAGACCTGATGGCACCTTCGATCCACAAGCCAACGCCACACGCGCAGAAGCAGTGGTCATGCTTAAACGTGTGCTTCAAGCAGCTGGCGTCATACCACCAAACGTGTAA
- a CDS encoding sulfite exporter TauE/SafE family protein — protein MVTQLLIVLVGLIAGVVTGLIGASGVMVIVPGLVMLGYGAADAIGASLFADTVASLVVSWTYYQAGNVNLRQGWWIAVGSVLGAQVGSYISPHIAESSLGGSFGIFLIITAVIFALRGMGTVIGVNGQQVEAKREPNKLLKILRKNVVLSSLILGFLVGIISGLLGAGGGVMILLILVFVLEYSMHEGVGTSTFIMAFTAASGAIGHAFTGNLPLEAAVLSGLGTVIGGRFAARFANRVNEKVLSYIVGAIFGILGVAMLFGL, from the coding sequence ATGGTGACGCAGCTTCTAATTGTTCTGGTTGGGTTGATAGCAGGCGTAGTCACTGGTCTTATTGGAGCCAGTGGGGTGATGGTTATTGTCCCGGGGCTAGTGATGCTGGGCTACGGCGCAGCCGACGCCATTGGGGCGAGTTTGTTTGCTGATACGGTAGCTTCTCTGGTAGTTAGTTGGACCTACTACCAAGCAGGCAATGTGAACTTACGGCAGGGCTGGTGGATTGCTGTGGGCTCCGTTTTGGGTGCGCAAGTCGGAAGTTACATTTCTCCACATATTGCTGAAAGCAGTTTAGGAGGCTCATTTGGAATTTTTCTCATAATCACGGCTGTTATATTCGCTCTGCGCGGCATGGGTACAGTTATTGGTGTAAATGGACAGCAAGTGGAGGCAAAACGCGAGCCTAATAAACTTCTTAAAATTCTTAGGAAAAACGTGGTATTGTCCAGTCTCATACTGGGCTTCCTAGTAGGTATAATAAGCGGCTTACTTGGGGCTGGTGGCGGCGTTATGATACTGCTCATTTTGGTTTTCGTGCTGGAATACAGCATGCATGAAGGCGTCGGTACATCGACCTTTATCATGGCTTTTACTGCCGCTTCAGGTGCCATTGGGCATGCTTTTACGGGTAACCTTCCCCTGGAAGCAGCAGTGCTAAGTGGTTTAGGCACTGTCATAGGAGGCAGGTTTGCTGCACGGTTTGCCAACAGGGTAAATGAAAAGGTTTTGAGTTACATAGTGGGAGCCATTTTTGGTATTTTGGGTGTGGCCATGCTATTTGGTCTGTAA